The window CGCCAACCTGACGCGCAAGCAAAATATGCTCACGGGTTTGCGGCATCGGACCGTCTGCAGCACTAACCACAAGAATCGCTCCATCCATTTGAGCCGCACCGGTAATCATATTTTTTACATAGTCCGCATGACCGGGACAGTCGACATGAGCATAGTGACGACCTTCCGTTTCATACTCAACGTGCGCGGTTGCAATCGTTATCCCTCGAGCCTTCTCTTCAGGAGCATTGTCTATTGAGTCAAACGGCGTATAGTCCGCCAAACCCTTTTTATTCAAAACCAAAGTGATCGCAGATGTCAACGTCGTTTTACCATGATCAACATGTCCAATAGTACCCACATTAATGTGTGGTTTAGTTCGTTCAAATTTCTGCTTGGCCATGATCTTACCTCCAGATTTGTCTAATTCGCACTACTCGATAAAACTTAAACTTCAGATTTAATTTTACAAGACTCTATAGTTAAGCTGCATTTACGCTTTCTACAACTTTCTCAGAAACCGCCTTAGGCGCAACATCATACTTCGCAAACTGCAGCGTAAAAATAGCTCTACCCTGTGTCAATGACCGCAAACTGGTTGCATAGCCGAACATCTCGCTCAAAGGTGCAGAGGCTGATATAACCTGCGCATCTTTCCTCGGAAAGATGCCGCGAATCTTACCGCGCCGGCCATTCAAATCCCCCATCACTTCGCCCATGTATTCTTCAGGCACAACAACCTCAACATCCATAATCGGCTCCATCAAAACCGGGCCAGCCTTGGAAACAGCATTTTTCAAAGCCATGGAACCGGCAACCTTGAATGCCATTTCAGAAGAATCTACATCATGATAGGAGCCATCCAACAACGTTGCCCTTACATCCACCAGAGGATAGCCTGCGATAATACCATTCGTGAGCGCCTCCTTAATACCCTGCCCAACAGAACGTATATACTCTCTCGGAATAGTGCCACCAACAATTTTATCAACAAATTCAAACCCAACACCTGGCTCCGCAGGCTCAACTTCAATAACAACGTGCCCATACTGACCCCTGCCACCACTCTGACGAATAAACTTGCCCTCCGCTTGAATTTTTTTGGTTATAGCTTCCTTGTATGCTACCTGAGGCCTGCCAACATTTGCCCCGACCTTGAACTCGCGCAACAAACGATCAACCAATATCTCAAGGTGCAATTCACCCATCCCATAAATCACGGTCTGGCTGGTCTCTTCATCGGTTTTTATTTTAAAGGTCGGATCCTCTTCAGCCAATTTACCCAAAGATATTCCGAGCTTCTCCTGATCGGCCTTCGTTTTCGGCTCAATCGCAACGGCGATAACGGGCTCCGGAAAGTTCATAGACTCCAGGACAATCGGACTACCTTCAACAGCAAGCGTATCACCGGTTTTAGTATATTTAAACCCAACCGCAGCAACAATACCCCCGGTCCGCACCTCTTTAATATCCTCTCTCTTATCTGCGCTCATCAACAGAATCCGCCCCAGTCGCTCCCGTTTCTTCGCGGTTACGTTGTAAACATACGATCCCGCCTGGATGGTACCCGAATAAACCCGAAAATAGGTAAGCCTGCCAACATGGGGATCAGTCATAATTTTAAAGGCAAGAGCGGAGAAAGGGTCATCATTGGCGGGTTTTCTGGAAATCTTTTTTTTGGTTTTCGGGTGATAGCCGAAAATCTCAGAAATATCCACGGGCGAAGGCAAATAGCTCAGAACAGCATCCAACAACCTCTGAACACCTTTGTTCTTAAAGGCAGAGCCCAACAAGACCGGAGTAATACTACAGTCAATAGTTGCCTTTCGGATAGCCCGCATAATATCTTTTTCTTCGATTTCATGACCTTCCAAGTATTTTTCTAAAAGCGTGTCATCATATTCGGAAACCGATTCCAGCAGAATAGTTCTGTACTCAGCCGCCTTTTCTTCCAAATCGTGTGGA is drawn from candidate division KSB1 bacterium and contains these coding sequences:
- the fusA gene encoding elongation factor G, with protein sequence MSKEVSLDKIRNIGIMAHIDAGKTTTTERILFYTGKIHRMGEVHDGAATMDWMEQERERGITITSAAVSCLWKDHRINIIDTPGHVDFTVEVERSLRVLDGAIALFCAVGGVEPQSETVWRQADKYQVPRVIFVNKMDRVGANFYGAMEMIKDRLGANVVPIQVPIGEGDMFVGLIDLIRMKAVVYDDASLGSSWEEMDIPHDLEEKAAEYRTILLESVSEYDDTLLEKYLEGHEIEEKDIMRAIRKATIDCSITPVLLGSAFKNKGVQRLLDAVLSYLPSPVDISEIFGYHPKTKKKISRKPANDDPFSALAFKIMTDPHVGRLTYFRVYSGTIQAGSYVYNVTAKKRERLGRILLMSADKREDIKEVRTGGIVAAVGFKYTKTGDTLAVEGSPIVLESMNFPEPVIAVAIEPKTKADQEKLGISLGKLAEEDPTFKIKTDEETSQTVIYGMGELHLEILVDRLLREFKVGANVGRPQVAYKEAITKKIQAEGKFIRQSGGRGQYGHVVIEVEPAEPGVGFEFVDKIVGGTIPREYIRSVGQGIKEALTNGIIAGYPLVDVRATLLDGSYHDVDSSEMAFKVAGSMALKNAVSKAGPVLMEPIMDVEVVVPEEYMGEVMGDLNGRRGKIRGIFPRKDAQVISASAPLSEMFGYATSLRSLTQGRAIFTLQFAKYDVAPKAVSEKVVESVNAA